The proteins below come from a single Gordonia pseudamarae genomic window:
- a CDS encoding DNA-3-methyladenine glycosylase I produces MNALSPAADGVPRCSWAAREPETGYHDTEWGFPVGDDVRLFEKICLEGFQSGLSWRTILLKRDNFRAAFAGFDIPTVAGFGEHEVERLLGDAGIIRHRGKINAAINNAARALELIDEAGSLAAFVWRFEPEVAADPTAEPVSITPESVALSTALKKRGWKFVGPTTMYAFMQSMGVVNDHAPGCLTYEPVARAREQFSRPKPPAGVPLSPP; encoded by the coding sequence GTGAATGCGTTGTCCCCCGCCGCCGACGGCGTGCCGCGCTGCTCGTGGGCCGCCCGCGAACCGGAAACCGGCTACCACGACACCGAGTGGGGTTTCCCCGTCGGCGATGACGTCCGGTTGTTCGAGAAGATCTGCCTCGAAGGTTTCCAGTCCGGCTTGTCCTGGCGCACCATCCTGCTCAAACGCGACAACTTCCGGGCCGCGTTCGCCGGATTCGACATACCCACCGTCGCCGGGTTCGGCGAGCACGAGGTGGAGCGGCTGCTCGGTGACGCGGGCATCATCCGGCACCGAGGCAAGATCAACGCCGCGATCAACAATGCCGCCCGTGCTCTCGAACTCATCGACGAGGCCGGATCGCTCGCCGCCTTCGTGTGGCGGTTCGAGCCCGAGGTCGCCGCGGATCCGACGGCCGAACCGGTGTCGATCACGCCCGAGTCGGTGGCGCTGTCCACGGCGCTGAAGAAGCGCGGCTGGAAGTTCGTCGGACCCACCACGATGTACGCGTTCATGCAGTCGATGGGCGTAGTCAACGACCACGCGCCCGGCTGCCTCACCTACGAGCCGGTCGCCCGCGCCCGCGAACAGTTCTCCCGCCCGAAACCGCCGGCCGGGGTACCGTTGAGCCCACCATGA
- the fgd gene encoding glucose-6-phosphate dehydrogenase (coenzyme-F420), with amino-acid sequence MAQQLKLGFKASAEQFDPRELVEIAVAAERAGMDSVAVSDHFQPWRHNGGHAPFSLAWMAAVGERTERVQIGTSVMTPTFRYNPAVIAQAFATMACLYPGRIMLGVGTGEALNEYATGFQGEWPEFKERFARLRESIALMRELWTGEEVNFDGEYYTTQGAYMYDIPEKPVPVYVAAGGPVVARYAGRAGDGFICTSGKGAELYTDKLIPAVKEGAEKVGRNADDIDRMIEIKISYDPDPELALENTRFWAPLSLTPEQKHSVNSSTEMERLADELPIEQVAKRWIVASDPDEAVEKVRFYTDAGLNHLVFHAPGHDQRRFLDNFARDLEPRLRTLAV; translated from the coding sequence GTGGCACAACAACTCAAGCTCGGATTCAAGGCGTCTGCCGAGCAGTTCGACCCGCGCGAGTTGGTGGAGATCGCGGTCGCCGCCGAACGGGCGGGTATGGATTCGGTCGCGGTGAGCGATCACTTCCAGCCGTGGCGGCACAACGGCGGTCACGCACCGTTCTCACTGGCCTGGATGGCCGCGGTCGGTGAGCGCACCGAGCGCGTGCAGATCGGCACCTCGGTGATGACTCCCACCTTCCGCTATAACCCGGCCGTCATCGCCCAGGCCTTCGCCACCATGGCCTGCCTGTATCCCGGGCGCATCATGCTCGGTGTCGGCACCGGTGAGGCGCTCAACGAGTACGCCACCGGCTTTCAGGGCGAGTGGCCCGAGTTCAAGGAACGCTTCGCCCGGCTGCGCGAGTCGATCGCGCTGATGCGTGAGCTGTGGACCGGCGAGGAGGTCAACTTCGACGGCGAGTACTACACGACGCAGGGCGCCTACATGTACGACATCCCCGAGAAGCCCGTCCCCGTGTACGTGGCGGCGGGTGGTCCGGTGGTCGCCCGTTACGCGGGCCGCGCCGGGGACGGCTTCATCTGCACCTCCGGCAAGGGCGCCGAGTTGTACACGGACAAGCTCATCCCGGCCGTCAAGGAGGGCGCGGAGAAGGTCGGCCGCAACGCCGACGACATCGACCGGATGATCGAGATCAAGATCTCCTACGACCCCGATCCCGAACTGGCGCTGGAAAACACCCGATTCTGGGCACCGCTGTCGCTGACCCCGGAACAGAAGCACAGCGTCAACAGCTCCACCGAGATGGAACGCCTCGCGGACGAGCTGCCCATCGAGCAGGTCGCCAAGCGCTGGATCGTCGCCTCCGACCCCGACGAGGCGGTCGAGAAGGTCAGGTTCTACACCGACGCCGGACTCAACCACCTGGTGTTCCACGCGCCCGGCCACGACCAGCGGCGTTTCCTCGACAACTTCGCCCGTGATCTCGAACCACGCCTGCGTACGCTGGCCGTCTAG
- the pta gene encoding phosphate acetyltransferase: MGQSPTPDSESSCKSIYVASAEGDTGKSAIALGLLALLTATSGRVGVFRPISAAAADGERDRILELLMEYSSADLAYEECLGVTYDEVHADPDAAVAEIVARFHAVEAQCDAVLILGSDYTDIGNPSELSFNARVAANLSAPVVLALRAVDQTPASLRAHAELLIGEIAAAHASTAVLIANRCDPAQLKHYAAELSTTGVPSWALPEDPILVAPTMGELQESLGADLYSGDPELLDREALRVMVGGMTVEHILERITDSTVVITPADRSDVLLSLVNANVAHGFPRLTGIILNGGLRPHPMIDSLVKGLRSTLPIIACEQGTYETARTAAHTRGRVSRLSARKIEAAITLLERHIDAAELMKPLDVPLAEVVTPQMFEYKLIARARADQRHIVLPEGNDDRILRAAGLLMRRGVARLTVLGDPAMVAARAAELGIDVDGIDIINPLDSDLVDEFADLYHQLRKHKGIDAEAARDIVRDVSYFGTMMVHTGRADGMVSGAAHTTAHTIRPSFEIIKTKPGVSTVSSVFFMCLADQVLAFGDCAVVPDPSDEQLADIAISSSETAAAFGIDPRVAMLSYSTGRSGSGADVDKVRVATGLVRERRPDLLVEGPIQYDAAVEPSVAATKMPDSPVAGKATVLIFPDLNTGNNTYKAVQRSAGAVAIGPVLQGLNKPINDLSRGALVSDIVNTVAITAIQAQKIEVQSTAKGDAI; the protein is encoded by the coding sequence ATGGGACAGTCGCCGACGCCTGATTCAGAGTCTTCCTGCAAGAGTATCTACGTGGCTTCGGCCGAGGGGGACACCGGGAAGTCGGCGATCGCCCTCGGGCTCCTCGCGCTCCTGACCGCCACGAGCGGCCGGGTCGGGGTGTTCCGGCCTATTTCGGCGGCCGCCGCCGACGGTGAACGCGACCGGATCCTCGAACTGCTGATGGAGTACTCCTCGGCCGACCTCGCCTACGAGGAATGCCTCGGTGTCACCTACGACGAGGTGCACGCGGACCCGGATGCCGCGGTCGCCGAGATCGTCGCCCGCTTCCATGCCGTCGAGGCGCAGTGCGACGCGGTGCTGATTCTCGGCTCGGACTACACCGACATCGGTAATCCGTCGGAACTGTCGTTCAACGCTCGTGTCGCTGCCAACCTGTCGGCGCCGGTGGTACTGGCGTTGAGGGCCGTCGATCAGACCCCCGCGAGCCTGCGTGCCCATGCCGAACTGCTGATCGGCGAGATCGCCGCCGCGCATGCCAGCACCGCCGTGCTCATCGCCAACCGGTGCGATCCGGCGCAGCTCAAACACTATGCAGCCGAACTGTCGACGACGGGGGTCCCGTCGTGGGCGTTGCCCGAGGACCCGATTCTGGTGGCGCCCACCATGGGTGAGTTGCAGGAGTCTCTCGGCGCCGACCTGTACAGCGGTGATCCCGAACTTCTCGACCGTGAGGCGCTGCGGGTGATGGTCGGCGGCATGACCGTCGAGCACATCCTGGAACGCATCACCGATTCCACGGTGGTGATCACTCCGGCCGACCGCTCCGACGTCCTGTTGTCTCTCGTCAATGCCAATGTCGCACATGGATTTCCGAGGCTTACCGGCATAATTCTCAACGGCGGCCTGCGGCCGCATCCGATGATCGACAGCCTCGTCAAGGGTCTGCGCTCCACGCTCCCGATCATCGCGTGCGAGCAGGGCACCTACGAGACGGCCCGCACGGCCGCGCACACCCGGGGGCGGGTGAGTCGACTGTCGGCCCGCAAGATCGAGGCCGCGATCACCTTGCTCGAACGGCACATCGACGCGGCCGAGCTGATGAAGCCGCTCGACGTACCGCTCGCCGAGGTGGTCACCCCGCAGATGTTCGAGTACAAGCTGATCGCCCGCGCCCGTGCCGATCAGCGGCACATCGTGCTGCCCGAGGGCAACGACGACCGCATCTTGCGTGCCGCCGGGTTGCTGATGCGCCGTGGTGTCGCCCGGCTGACGGTGCTCGGTGATCCGGCGATGGTTGCCGCGCGCGCCGCCGAACTCGGCATCGATGTCGACGGCATCGACATCATCAACCCGCTCGATTCCGATCTTGTCGACGAATTCGCCGACCTCTATCACCAATTGCGTAAGCACAAGGGCATCGATGCGGAGGCGGCCCGCGACATCGTCCGCGACGTCTCGTATTTCGGCACGATGATGGTGCACACGGGCAGGGCCGACGGGATGGTGTCGGGGGCCGCGCACACCACCGCGCACACCATCCGTCCGTCATTCGAGATCATCAAGACCAAGCCGGGCGTGTCGACGGTGTCGAGCGTGTTCTTCATGTGTCTGGCCGATCAGGTGCTCGCGTTCGGTGACTGCGCGGTGGTGCCCGATCCCAGTGACGAACAACTCGCCGACATCGCGATCTCGTCGTCGGAGACGGCGGCGGCGTTCGGTATCGATCCGCGGGTGGCGATGCTGTCGTATTCGACAGGCCGGTCCGGGTCGGGCGCGGACGTCGACAAGGTGCGGGTGGCCACCGGGCTGGTGCGTGAGCGCCGACCGGATCTGTTGGTGGAGGGCCCGATTCAGTACGATGCGGCGGTCGAACCGTCGGTGGCCGCTACCAAGATGCCTGACTCCCCGGTCGCGGGCAAGGCGACGGTGCTGATATTCCCGGACCTGAACACCGGCAACAACACCTACAAGGCGGTCCAGCGCAGCGCGGGTGCGGTGGCGATCGGTCCGGTGCTCCAGGGCCTCAACAAGCCGATCAACGACCTTTCCCGCGGCGCATTGGTGTCCGACATCGTCAACACCGTGGCGATCACCGCGATTCAGGCCCAGAAGATTGAGGTGCAGTCCACCGCGAAGGGTGATGCCATATGA
- a CDS encoding acetate kinase, translating to MSVPGSVLVLNAGSSSLKYQLVHPDTGVVTAEGLCERIGDTGSSITHELNGVEVTERILLPDHRAAFERVAALFAEDGIDLATAGLRAVGHRVVHGGRTFFLPTLITEHVMSEIERISSLAPLHNPANLVGIRAAAELLPDVSAVAVFDTAFFHGLPDAAATYAIDRGVASLHAIRRYGFHGTSHEYVSAKAAEFLGRPYGEVNQIVLHLGNGASASAIRGGVPIDTSMGMTPLQGLVMGTRSGDIDPGVVMHLHRVVKLSADQIDALLNKQSGLKGMCGEGDFRSVTELIEQGDASAKLAYDVYVHRLRHYLGAYLLELGSLDAICFTAGVGENAAGLRADTLAGLENFGIIVDPERNTMRSKEVRRISADGSRVEVLVVPTNEELAIARQAAQVVAES from the coding sequence ATGAGTGTTCCCGGTTCGGTTCTGGTTCTCAACGCGGGTTCGTCGTCGCTGAAGTACCAACTGGTGCACCCCGATACCGGGGTGGTGACCGCCGAAGGGCTGTGTGAGCGGATCGGTGACACCGGCTCGTCGATCACCCATGAGCTCAATGGTGTCGAGGTCACCGAGCGGATCTTGCTACCCGACCACAGAGCGGCCTTCGAGCGGGTCGCCGCGCTGTTCGCCGAGGACGGGATCGACCTGGCGACAGCGGGTTTGCGTGCCGTCGGGCATCGCGTGGTGCACGGCGGGCGTACCTTCTTTCTGCCGACATTGATCACCGAGCACGTGATGAGCGAGATCGAACGCATCTCCAGCCTTGCGCCGCTGCACAATCCGGCCAACCTGGTCGGAATCCGGGCGGCGGCGGAGTTGCTTCCGGACGTGTCCGCGGTGGCCGTGTTCGACACCGCGTTCTTTCACGGTCTGCCCGATGCCGCCGCCACCTACGCGATCGACCGTGGTGTGGCGAGTCTGCACGCGATCCGCCGCTACGGTTTTCACGGCACCAGCCACGAGTACGTGTCGGCGAAGGCCGCGGAGTTTCTCGGCAGGCCCTACGGTGAGGTGAATCAGATCGTGCTGCACCTCGGTAACGGCGCCTCGGCCTCTGCGATCCGCGGCGGGGTGCCGATCGACACCTCGATGGGGATGACGCCGCTGCAGGGTCTGGTGATGGGAACCCGCAGCGGCGACATCGATCCGGGCGTCGTCATGCATCTGCACCGGGTGGTCAAACTGTCCGCCGACCAGATCGACGCCCTGCTCAACAAGCAGTCCGGCCTCAAAGGCATGTGCGGCGAGGGCGACTTCCGTTCGGTCACCGAGCTGATCGAGCAGGGCGACGCCTCGGCCAAGCTGGCCTACGACGTCTATGTGCACCGGCTGCGCCACTACCTCGGCGCTTACCTGCTGGAACTGGGCAGCCTCGACGCCATCTGTTTCACCGCCGGTGTCGGGGAGAATGCCGCCGGCCTGCGCGCCGACACCCTGGCCGGTCTGGAGAACTTCGGGATCATCGTCGATCCCGAGCGAAACACGATGCGCTCCAAAGAGGTCCGACGCATCTCCGCCGACGGTAGCCGCGTGGAGGTGCTGGTGGTCCCCACCAACGAAGAACTCGCCATCGCCCGGCAGGCCGCCCAGGTCGTAGCCGAAAGCTGA
- a CDS encoding serine/threonine-protein kinase PknG, whose product MTGSHIPAHPGRGPAGDPAAESDHTTEPVPTTADTDSVEDTDSVETGSIRRENQSPGESRNQDDHEDEMDGTQAAVFDPFADDTGDGNEGDRNEGDGTQAAVYDPFADDTGTQATAFDPFGDDTDKVPRRPPPTTAATGYSTGSTGPVSMDGSTTGSTLRLIPTNHLGVHDRRLGSGLVDLPKIHDIDPADAVLTDAVIPEGKRRCWRCGRPVGRSDGDHGGPLTGDCPKCGAHYSFVPGLDPGTLVADQYEIAGAIAHGGMGWLYLATDRNVSDRPVVLKGLLNSSDSEAQQVALAERQFLASVNHPGIVKIYNFVEHPDQFGQHIGYIVMEYIGGQTLKQLMSADRSAPDDDKQLLGIEQAMAYMLEVLPAVGYLHSVGLVYNDVKPENIMVASNDVKLIDLGAVSAINGYGHLYGTPGFQAPEIVRTGPQVATDIYSIGRTLAVLTLPMPRKNGRYLDGLPDPADAPVLADNPSYHLLLQRATAPDPADRFVSAEEMTTQLLNVLREVVAVHTGVPRPSLSTVFSPPRTTFGTELLLGPVDGFFDPDKAAFYDPLDIAHALPVPLVNPADPAAGMLTSAALSSPRQTLDSIKVARSEGFSAILGSPTDDSHPSLEIDLVEARAHLELDNVDVALELLRKITLHHGDSWRVRWYMGVCALRNGEPEIAYERFDDVLQAMPGEIAPKMAVAGTAELIGRWLADERLASPRRITEWTTIAAHHYHDLWWTNHTIITAAFGLARLHTTAGRISEALEPLDEVPSTSRHYNTARATAVLILVHGRKPDDITREEITEAAARLEQIPDTEPRKTRLTLIVLGTALGWIAAQDNPPRDSKVKILGYPFTELGLRRGTERSLRLLARQTRSNRDHRFMLVDLANYVRPETLF is encoded by the coding sequence ATGACCGGCTCACACATTCCAGCGCATCCCGGCCGGGGCCCGGCCGGGGACCCCGCCGCCGAATCCGACCACACCACCGAACCCGTACCCACAACCGCGGACACCGACTCGGTGGAGGACACCGACTCGGTGGAGACGGGCAGCATCCGGCGTGAGAACCAGAGCCCCGGCGAAAGCCGGAACCAGGACGACCACGAGGATGAGATGGACGGCACCCAGGCCGCCGTATTCGACCCCTTCGCCGACGACACAGGGGACGGGAACGAGGGGGACAGGAACGAGGGGGACGGCACCCAGGCCGCCGTCTACGATCCGTTCGCCGACGACACCGGCACCCAGGCGACGGCGTTCGACCCCTTCGGCGACGATACCGACAAGGTTCCCCGACGCCCCCCGCCGACCACGGCGGCCACCGGCTACTCCACCGGCAGCACCGGTCCGGTGTCGATGGACGGCTCCACCACCGGGTCGACGTTGCGCCTGATCCCGACGAACCATCTCGGTGTACACGACCGGCGGCTGGGCAGTGGACTGGTCGACCTGCCCAAGATCCACGACATCGACCCCGCCGACGCCGTCCTCACCGACGCCGTCATCCCCGAGGGCAAACGCCGCTGCTGGCGCTGCGGCCGGCCCGTCGGACGCAGCGACGGCGACCATGGCGGACCGCTGACCGGCGACTGCCCGAAATGCGGGGCGCACTACTCGTTCGTCCCCGGCCTGGATCCGGGCACGCTGGTGGCCGACCAGTACGAAATCGCCGGTGCCATCGCCCACGGCGGAATGGGATGGCTGTACCTGGCCACCGACCGCAACGTGTCCGACCGGCCCGTCGTCCTCAAAGGCCTGCTCAATTCATCGGACTCCGAAGCCCAACAGGTGGCGCTGGCCGAACGGCAGTTCCTGGCGTCGGTGAATCATCCCGGCATCGTCAAGATCTACAACTTCGTCGAACACCCCGACCAATTCGGTCAACACATCGGCTACATCGTGATGGAGTACATCGGCGGCCAGACACTGAAACAGCTGATGTCGGCGGACAGGTCGGCGCCCGACGACGACAAACAACTGCTCGGTATCGAACAGGCGATGGCGTACATGCTGGAAGTCCTCCCCGCCGTGGGCTATCTGCATTCGGTGGGCCTGGTGTACAACGACGTCAAACCCGAGAACATCATGGTCGCCAGCAACGATGTGAAACTGATCGACCTCGGTGCGGTGTCGGCGATCAACGGATACGGGCACCTGTACGGCACCCCCGGATTCCAGGCGCCCGAGATCGTCCGGACCGGACCGCAGGTGGCCACCGACATCTACAGCATCGGCCGGACCCTGGCAGTGCTCACCCTGCCGATGCCCCGCAAGAACGGCCGCTACCTCGACGGCCTGCCCGACCCCGCCGATGCCCCGGTGCTCGCCGACAATCCGTCGTATCATCTTCTGCTTCAACGGGCCACCGCACCCGATCCGGCCGACCGGTTTGTCTCGGCCGAAGAGATGACCACCCAGCTGCTCAACGTGCTGCGCGAGGTGGTCGCCGTACACACCGGAGTGCCGCGGCCGTCGTTGTCGACCGTGTTCAGTCCGCCCCGCACCACCTTCGGCACCGAACTGCTCCTCGGACCGGTCGACGGATTCTTCGATCCCGACAAGGCCGCCTTCTACGACCCGCTCGACATCGCGCACGCCCTGCCGGTACCCCTGGTCAACCCGGCCGACCCCGCGGCGGGAATGCTCACCTCCGCAGCTCTCTCGTCGCCCCGGCAAACCCTCGATTCAATCAAAGTGGCCCGATCCGAAGGATTCTCGGCCATCCTGGGCAGCCCCACCGACGATTCGCATCCATCGCTGGAAATCGACCTGGTGGAAGCACGCGCACATCTGGAGCTCGACAATGTGGACGTCGCGCTGGAGTTGCTGCGCAAGATCACCCTCCACCACGGCGACTCGTGGCGGGTGCGCTGGTACATGGGCGTGTGCGCCCTGCGCAACGGCGAACCGGAGATCGCCTACGAACGATTCGATGATGTGCTGCAGGCGATGCCCGGCGAGATAGCCCCGAAGATGGCCGTGGCCGGCACCGCCGAACTGATCGGCCGATGGCTGGCCGACGAACGGCTGGCCAGCCCGCGCCGCATCACCGAATGGACCACGATCGCCGCCCACCACTACCACGACCTGTGGTGGACCAACCACACAATCATCACCGCCGCATTCGGGCTGGCCCGGCTGCACACCACCGCCGGACGTATCTCCGAAGCCCTCGAACCGCTCGACGAAGTCCCCTCGACCAGCAGGCATTACAACACCGCCCGGGCAACCGCGGTGCTGATCCTGGTACACGGCCGCAAACCCGACGACATCACCCGCGAGGAGATCACCGAGGCAGCCGCGCGCCTGGAACAGATCCCCGACACCGAACCGCGCAAGACCCGACTGACGCTCATCGTCCTGGGCACCGCGCTGGGCTGGATCGCGGCGCAGGACAACCCACCCAGGGATTCGAAGGTGAAGATCCTCGGCTATCCGTTCACCGAACTCGGTCTGCGCCGGGGCACCGAACGCTCCCTGCGCCTGCTGGCACGGCAGACCCGCTCCAACCGTGACCACCGGTTCATGCTCGTCGACCTCGCCAACTACGTCCGCCCCGAAACCCTCTTCTGA
- a CDS encoding glutamate ABC transporter substrate-binding protein encodes MTSRIVTAIAVIAAAAITATACAGYPAPESPPPSATAAIPTPPGATSQTGVEPAPDSDDCDALVSLRPGTLPPPRKMPARSTMADIFARGRLIVGLDIGSNLFSFRDTITGDIKGFDVELARAIARAIFNDPNQIEFRVLTSGERIAALQAGYVDVVVKTMSITCDRRQDVAFSAPYYVATQRILAQRNAGIEDADDLAGKRVCAARGVTSIGRLQSIVPSARITTTSTWADCLVMLQQGQIDAVSTDDAILAGLAEQDPWVEVVGPSLGEENYAVGIAKGHNDLVRFVNGVIEDLRTSGQWQRMYDRWLSILGPGYPPVPRYRD; translated from the coding sequence ATGACCTCCAGGATTGTCACCGCCATCGCCGTGATCGCCGCCGCGGCGATCACGGCAACCGCGTGCGCCGGATACCCGGCCCCGGAATCGCCGCCGCCGAGCGCGACCGCCGCGATACCCACCCCACCCGGGGCGACCTCGCAGACCGGGGTCGAACCCGCCCCCGACTCCGACGACTGTGACGCCCTGGTGAGCCTGCGGCCCGGCACGCTGCCCCCACCGCGGAAGATGCCCGCCCGTTCCACGATGGCCGACATCTTCGCGCGCGGACGGCTCATCGTCGGCCTCGACATCGGCAGCAATCTGTTCAGTTTCCGCGACACCATCACCGGCGACATCAAGGGCTTCGACGTCGAGTTGGCCCGCGCAATCGCCCGCGCGATCTTCAACGATCCCAACCAGATCGAGTTCCGGGTGCTCACCTCCGGCGAACGGATCGCCGCGCTGCAGGCCGGATACGTCGACGTCGTGGTCAAAACCATGTCCATCACCTGCGACCGCCGCCAGGACGTGGCCTTCTCCGCCCCGTACTACGTGGCCACGCAGCGCATTCTGGCCCAACGCAATGCGGGTATCGAGGACGCCGACGACCTGGCCGGCAAACGGGTGTGCGCCGCCCGCGGCGTCACCTCCATCGGCAGGCTCCAGTCGATCGTGCCGAGCGCCCGGATCACCACCACCAGCACCTGGGCCGACTGTCTGGTGATGTTGCAGCAGGGGCAGATCGACGCCGTCAGCACCGACGACGCGATCCTGGCCGGTCTGGCCGAACAGGACCCGTGGGTCGAGGTGGTCGGACCGAGCCTCGGTGAGGAAAACTATGCCGTGGGAATCGCGAAAGGACACAATGATCTGGTCCGGTTCGTCAACGGCGTCATCGAAGATCTGCGCACGTCGGGACAGTGGCAGCGGATGTACGACCGATGGCTGTCGATCCTCGGACCCGGCTATCCACCCGTCCCCCGATACCGGGACTGA
- a CDS encoding NUDIX domain-containing protein, protein MRGDGDGWVIDPDGARYWGVHGAAGLLLLAPLPDGNTGVLLQHRAVWSHQGGTWALPGGARDSHESAIDTAIREADEEAGIGGNDLRVLSAFVTHSAPSGWTYTTVIAEVDEPVRTVANGESTELRWVSIADVEHMPLHPAFETSWPRLKDHLTDQAARPAG, encoded by the coding sequence GTGCGCGGAGACGGTGACGGTTGGGTGATCGATCCCGACGGTGCCCGGTATTGGGGGGTGCATGGTGCCGCCGGTCTGCTGCTGCTGGCGCCGCTGCCCGACGGCAATACCGGGGTACTGCTGCAGCATCGTGCGGTGTGGTCACATCAGGGCGGTACCTGGGCGCTGCCGGGCGGAGCCCGGGACTCGCACGAGAGCGCCATTGACACCGCCATCCGCGAGGCCGACGAGGAGGCCGGTATCGGTGGCAACGACCTGCGGGTGTTGTCGGCGTTCGTCACCCACAGCGCCCCGAGTGGCTGGACCTACACCACGGTGATCGCCGAGGTCGACGAGCCGGTGCGCACGGTCGCCAACGGCGAGTCCACCGAATTGCGCTGGGTCAGCATCGCCGACGTCGAGCACATGCCCCTGCACCCGGCCTTCGAAACCAGCTGGCCCCGACTCAAAGACCACCTCACCGACCAGGCCGCCCGCCCCGCAGGCTGA
- a CDS encoding 2-isopropylmalate synthase — MTWKDFTDHYTGDGHIRLDAFHTSPARGDMIDCRATLVVDDDLLSLHATATGPVGAMTSILHDIGAPVAIVELRQRRTDNAFATYLLCEHNGTRRWAYGTGRTGDDANVNALVNGANRLHTAG; from the coding sequence ATGACCTGGAAAGACTTCACCGACCACTACACCGGCGACGGCCACATCCGGCTCGACGCCTTCCACACCAGCCCCGCCCGCGGCGACATGATCGACTGCCGCGCCACCCTCGTCGTCGACGACGACCTGCTGTCATTGCACGCCACCGCGACCGGCCCCGTCGGTGCCATGACCTCGATCCTGCACGACATCGGCGCACCCGTGGCCATCGTCGAGCTTCGTCAGCGCCGCACCGACAACGCCTTCGCCACGTATCTGCTGTGCGAGCACAACGGCACCCGGCGCTGGGCCTACGGCACCGGCCGCACCGGCGACGACGCCAACGTCAACGCCCTGGTGAACGGAGCAAACCGCCTACATACCGCTGGTTGA
- the thiE gene encoding thiamine phosphate synthase: protein MTSHIHDRLADARLYLCTDARRELGDLDEFVARAVAGGVDIVQLRDKGSAGEREFGALEAAEELAVLARLREITHAAGALLSVNDRADLARLSGADVLHVGQGDLTPAQAREIVGEDVVIGQSTHDEVQAVAAAADRDVDYFCVGPCWPTPTKPGRTAPGLDLVRQVAAGDPAKPWFAIGGIDARRLPEVTDAGASRIVVVRAITAADDPEAAARALVAGIPAGTGTPGGTGIRAEGITAGR, encoded by the coding sequence ATGACGAGCCACATCCACGACCGACTCGCGGACGCTCGCCTGTACCTGTGCACCGATGCCCGCCGCGAACTCGGCGACCTCGACGAGTTCGTCGCCCGGGCGGTCGCCGGTGGTGTCGACATCGTGCAACTGCGCGACAAGGGATCGGCGGGCGAACGCGAATTCGGCGCCCTCGAAGCGGCCGAGGAACTCGCCGTCCTCGCCCGCCTGCGGGAGATCACACACGCGGCCGGGGCGCTGCTGTCGGTCAACGACCGCGCCGACCTCGCCCGGCTGTCCGGCGCCGACGTCCTGCACGTAGGACAGGGCGACCTGACCCCTGCGCAGGCACGCGAGATCGTCGGCGAGGACGTCGTCATCGGGCAGTCCACCCACGACGAGGTCCAGGCCGTCGCCGCGGCCGCCGACCGGGACGTCGACTACTTCTGCGTCGGACCGTGCTGGCCGACTCCCACCAAACCCGGCCGGACAGCACCCGGCCTCGACCTCGTGCGCCAGGTGGCCGCGGGCGACCCGGCAAAGCCGTGGTTCGCAATCGGCGGGATCGACGCGCGGCGGCTGCCCGAGGTCACCGATGCCGGGGCGAGCCGGATCGTCGTGGTGCGGGCCATCACCGCCGCCGACGACCCCGAGGCCGCCGCCCGCGCCCTGGTGGCGGGCATCCCCGCGGGCACCGGAACCCCCGGAGGCACCGGAATCCGAGCAGAAGGCATCACCGCAGGTCGCTGA